A stretch of the Panicum virgatum strain AP13 chromosome 9N, P.virgatum_v5, whole genome shotgun sequence genome encodes the following:
- the LOC120687763 gene encoding uncharacterized protein LOC120687763: MATLSSRSSRASASRAQGGEAAEQVRSPVPYRVGPLAYSPAVLCQCRRKTPCWTAWSNENPGRRYYRCPAGMAPGDCGFFQWVDREATPYERTLLCDLRDAVWSLRRENAEANRVIEMMQSDNAELRHLKAKLQKEKEELMQKLGQTEATMVEMVDKIKEGNRCWLSRCLVVFVVVAILFGLMLVKV, from the exons ATGGCAACTTTGAGTTCGCGCTCGTCTCGAGCATCAGCATCGAGGGCGCAAGGAGGTGAAGCGGCGGAGCAGGTGAGGTCGCCGGTGCCGTACCGAGTGGGGCCTTTGGCGTATTCGCCTGCAGTGTTGTGCCAGTGCCGCCGGAAGACCCCGTGCTGGACCGCATGGAGCAATGAAAATCCTGGCCGAAGATACTACAGGTGTCCTGCGGGAATG GCGCCAGGGGACTGCGGGTTCTTTCAGTGGGTTGATCGTGAGGCGACACCATATGAGCGGACATTGCTATGTGATCTGCGTGATGCTGTTTGGAGCTTGAGAAGGGAAAATGCAGAGGCCAACCGGGTCATTGAGATGATGCAGAGTGATAATGCAGAGTTAAGGCACTTGAAGGCGAAACTGcagaaggagaaagaagagtTGATGCAAAAGCTGGGACAAACTGAAGCTACAATGGTTGAGATGGTCGACAAGATTAAGGAAGGGAATAGATGCTGGCTGTCTAGGTGCCTGGTTGTGTTCGTTGTAGTAGCCATCTTGTTTGGATTAATGTTGGTAAAAGTGTGA
- the LOC120690617 gene encoding protein transport protein yos1-like, translating into MGLWTLLEGFLLLANALAILNEDRFLAPRRWSMSEVSGNGQTKSLKGQIVGLIYATQFLRMPLIALNVLIIVVKLVSG; encoded by the coding sequence ATGGGCCTATGGACATTGCTGGAGGGTTTTTTGCTTCTCGCAAATGCATTGGCGATACTGAACGAAGACCGATTTCTTGCTCCCAGGCGATGGAGCATGTCTGAAGTGTCAGGAAATGGGCAAACAAAGTCGTTGAAGGGCCAGATCGTGGGGCTTATCTATGCTACACAATTTCTGAGGATGCCCTTGATAGCCCTTAATGTTCTTATCATTGTTGTGAAGTTGGTGTCAGGTTGA
- the LOC120689262 gene encoding uncharacterized protein LOC120689262 has product MGLGEGLRLLHDDNACCEIPKHIGDGGVVDIYVEVPAVQYAKDSDWELEFSEADDEQEEIYVDVPSSMPTNVETTPEKQRDKDLFSFRQFYKSPSKCPAEKGKEHASKLEGDSSESSDVDWVPKDLDSSGDDDETQQLRQFAKQIKKDIKCKKTGGGLEAEVDNLEDDGSPYFNSSDEYSYEEGSDGETIRWRSTENRYDSKAHVPMFALGMAFRSSRQFKKALVRYGLTTHRHLLFPKDEKNKVRAICSWKGCKWLIYGSKTSRSEWFKVVTFVDEHCCPPRRDNKLVTSRRIADKYKDQIRDNPTWKVDLIRQAVLNDFLCDVSLSKCKRAKALVLQEALDSTKGEYSRVYDYQMELLRSNPSSTVVVMLNPDIIQKQVFQRFYVCFDACKKGFSTGCRRVIGLDGCFFKGATNGELLCAIGKDANNQMYPIAWAYVELETHDSWYWFIGLLQKDLNINNGGEGWVLISDQQKGLLKAVSELVPNAEHRMCARHIYANWRKKYGGQKLQRKFWRCAKSSSQNRSKAEKWQGTICPNIFKKLKLNIERSGKCYVLWNGQDGFEVKEKDKMKFTVNLAQRTCSCRYWQLSGLPCCHAISAIYKSSKNLDDFINPCYSITEYLKTYQFCLQPVEGQESWPVSKMPRPYPPAYVKMPGRKKTKRTREVGEKPAGTKISKVGVKMACSLCKKTTHNIRKCPYNKQAGKRKNAHIKRDAKRQRKQNEAATSTPGPSVQPQGQPRPAPRAAPAHQAPRAAPVHQAPRAAPVHQSPAAPVHQAMKSIPRRSGGLQYLLFGDNY; this is encoded by the exons ATGGGATTGGGTGAGGGTTTGAGATTGCTACATGATGACAATGCATGTTGTGAGATTCCTAAGCacattggtgatggtggagtaGTAGATATCTATGTTGAGGTTCCTGCAGTTCAGTATGCAAAGGACAGTGACTGGGAATTGGAGTTTTCTGAAGCTGATGATGAACAAGAGGAAATATATGTTGATGTTCCTTCATCTATGCCTACTAATGTTGAGACAACCCCAGAGAAGCAGAGAGATAAAGACTTGTTTTCATTCAGACAATTCTACAAGTCTCCATCCAAGTGTCCTGCAGAGAAAGGAAAGGAACATGCAAGCAAACTAGAAGGTGATAGTAGTGAGAGTTCAGATGTTGACTGGGTGCCTAAAGATCTGGACAGCtctggagatgatgatgaaacACAACAACTGAGACAGTTTGCTAAGCAAATCAAGAAGGACATCAAATGCAAGAAGACAGGAGGTGGATTAGAGGCTGAAGTAGACAATTTAGAAGATGATGGCAGTCCATATTTCAACTCAAGTGATGAGTACTCATATGAGGAGGGTAGTGATGGAGAAACTATCAGGTGGAGGAGCACTGAAAATAGGTATGACAGTAAAGCTCATGTGCCTATGTTTGCTCTTGGAATGGCTTTCAGGTCTAGTAGACAGTTCAAGAAAGCACTTGTTAGGTATGGGTTGACAACACATAGGCATCTTTTGTTTCCAAAGGATGAAAAGAATAAGGTTAGAGCTATCTGTTCTTGGAAAGGATGCAAATGGTTGATTTATGGATCTAAAACTAGTAGGTCAGAATGGTTCAAAGTAGTCACATTTGTGGATGAACATTGCTGTCCACCTAGGAGGGATAACAAGCTGGTGACATCAAGAAGGATTGCAGACAAATACAAAGATCAGATAAGAGACAACCCCACGTGGAAGGTGGACTTGATTAGGCAAGCAGTTCTAAATGACTTTCTCTGTGATGTATCTCTGTCCAAGTGCAAGAGAGCAAAGGCTTTGGTGCTGCAGGAAGCTTTGGACTCTACCAAAGGAGAATACTCAAGGGTTTATGATTATCAAATGGAGTTACTAAGAAGCAACCCTAGTAGCACTGTGGTAGTGATGTTGAATCCTGACATAATACAGAAGCAAGTATTTCAGAGATTCTATGTGTGCTTTGATGCTTGTAAAAAGGGGTTCTCCACTGGTTGCAGAAGAGTTATTGGGCTAGATGGTTGTTTTTTCAAGGGGGCAACCAATGGTGAATTGCTATGTGCTATTGGAAAAGATGCCAACAACCAGATGTACCCTATAGCATGGGCATATGTTGAGTTGGAGACTCATGACTCCTGGTATTGGTTTATTGGTTTGCTGCAAAAAGACCTTAACATCAACAATGGAGGTGAAGGATGGGTGCTCATTTCTGATCAGCAAAAG GGTCTATTGAAAGCTGTATCAGAACTTGTTCCAAATGCTGAACATAGGATGTGTGCAAGGCACATCTATGCAAACTGGAGGAAGAAGTATGGAGGACAGAAGTTGCAAAGGAAATTCTGGAGATGTGCAAAGTCATCTTCTCAA AATAGGAGTAAGGCAGAGAAATGGCAAGGCACAATATGCCCAAATATTTTTAAGAAGCTGAAGCTGAACATTGAGAGATCAGGCAAATGCTATGTACTCTGGAATGGACAAGATGGATTTGAGGTGAAGGAGAAGGACAAGATGAAGTTTACAGTCAATTTAGCTCAGAGAACATGTAGTTGCAGGTATTGGCAACTTTCAGGACTTCCATGTTGCCATGCAATCAGTGCTATCTACAAGTCCTCAAAAAATTTGGACGACTTTATAAATCCATGTTACTCAATCACAGAGTACTTGAAAACCTACCAGTTCTGTTTGCAACCTGTAGAAGGCCAGGAGAGTTGGCCAGTTTCTAAAATGCCAAGGCCATATCCTCCTGCTTATGTAAAGATGCCTGGAAGAAAGAAGACCAAGAGAACAAGGGAGGTAGGTGAGAAGCCTGCTGGAACAAAGATAAGCAAGGTTGGAGTCAAGATGGCATGCAGCCTttgcaagaaaacaactcacAACATTAGAAAATGCCCTTACAACAAGCAAGCAGGCAAGAGGAAAAATGCACACATCAAAAGAGATGCTAAGAGGCAGAGAAAGCAAAATGAGGCTGCAACATCTACTCCTGGCCCAAGT GTACAACCTCAGGGACAGCCAAGGCCTGCACCGAGAGCAGCACCGGCTCATCAAGCGCCGAGAGCAGCACCAGTTCATCAAGCCCCGAGAGCAGCACCAGTTCATCAATCCCCGGCAGCACCGGTTCATCAAGCCATGAAAAGCATCCCGCGTAGGAGTGGAGGCCTTCAGTACCTGTTGTTTGGTGATAACTACTGA